The Glycine soja cultivar W05 chromosome 8, ASM419377v2, whole genome shotgun sequence genome has a window encoding:
- the LOC114420940 gene encoding uncharacterized protein At4g08330, chloroplastic-like, with product MISYADMLKGSHGCQQLQLSSIVRDVNYSCGSCGYELNLNSSNRNTCSLIDSKSIKRGIISFFSVDESRFTQIQQLHWPSWMPFFNSKRQRTKLFCRSCGNHLGYAYTLPSQSQSWDGISDDSRIYDIKLTALLPSFCEEPSQKLEDMGKFETASSSTLVF from the exons ATGATCTCCTACGCCGACATGCTCAAGGGATCACATGGATGTCAACAACTTCAACTATCCTCCATTGTCAGAGATGTAAACTACAG CTGTGGCTCGTGTGGTTATGAGCTGAACTTGAACTCCAGCAACCGCAacacttgttctctcattgacTCAAAGTCCATAAAGAGAGGCatcatctccttcttctccgTGGATGAGAGCAGGTTCACTCAGATCCAGCAACTTCACTGGCCTTCTTGGATGCCCTTTTTCAACTCCAAGCGCCAAAGAACCAAGCTTTTTTGCCGCAGCTGTGGGAACCACCTTGGCTATGCTTACACTTTGCCCTCTCAATCTCAATCCTGGGATGGCATCTCTGATGATTCCAGAATCTATGATATCAAACTAACCGCTTTGTTACCTTCTTTCTGCGAGGAACCAAGTCAAAAGTTAGAGGATATGGGCAAGTTTGAGACTGCATCTTCCTCCACTCTGGTGTTCT